The Pseudomonas berkeleyensis genome includes a region encoding these proteins:
- a CDS encoding Mpo1 family 2-hydroxy fatty acid dioxygenase, with protein sequence MKTLVDHLAQYAAYHRDRRNIASHFIGIPMIVLAVAVLLSRPGFEVAGLWLAPATLTALAAAVFYLRLDTRFGLLMTALLGLCLWAGTVLAVASTALWLTAGIGLFVVGWIIQFVGHYYEGRKPAFVDDVMGLIVGPLFVVAELAFLLGLRKEVEHAVVEIAGPTCIREKKALA encoded by the coding sequence ATGAAAACCCTCGTCGATCACCTGGCGCAGTATGCCGCCTACCATCGCGACCGGCGCAATATCGCCAGTCATTTCATCGGCATCCCGATGATCGTGCTGGCCGTTGCCGTGCTGCTGTCGCGGCCGGGTTTCGAGGTCGCTGGTCTGTGGCTGGCGCCGGCTACGCTGACGGCTCTGGCGGCGGCGGTGTTCTACCTGCGCCTGGACACCCGTTTCGGTCTGCTGATGACCGCGTTGCTGGGTCTGTGCCTGTGGGCTGGCACCGTGCTGGCGGTCGCCTCCACTGCGCTCTGGCTGACGGCAGGTATCGGCCTGTTCGTGGTGGGCTGGATCATCCAGTTCGTCGGTCACTACTACGAGGGCCGCAAGCCGGCATTTGTCGACGACGTCATGGGGCTGATCGTCGGCCCGCTGTTCGTGGTCGCCGAACTGGCTTTCCTGCTTGGCCTGCGCAAGGAGGTCGAGCATGCCGTGGTGGAAATCGCCGGCCCGACCTGCATTCGCGAGAAGAAAGCGCTGGCTTGA
- the cysT gene encoding sulfate ABC transporter permease subunit CysT codes for MSRRTSSVIPGFGLTLGYTLTYLALIVLIPLGAMFLFSFQLTSEQWWALLNNRQLQFSLKLSFGTALAAAVLNGILGTIIAWVLVRYTFPGRRIIDAMVDMPFALPTAVAGIALTALYAPNGLIGSLFPFKIAYTPLGITLALVFVTLPFVVRTLQPVLADIPKEVEEAAACLGAKPLQVFRHVLLPSLLPAWLTGFALAFARGVGEYGSVVFIAGNIPLKTEILPLLIVSKLDQYDYPGATAIGVIMLVVSFILLLLINILQRRIQPQL; via the coding sequence ATGTCTCGTCGAACTTCCTCGGTCATACCCGGCTTCGGGCTGACTCTGGGCTACACCCTCACTTACCTGGCGTTGATCGTGCTGATCCCGTTGGGTGCGATGTTCCTCTTCTCTTTCCAGTTGACCAGTGAACAATGGTGGGCACTGCTCAATAACCGCCAGTTGCAGTTCTCGCTGAAACTCTCGTTCGGCACCGCCCTTGCAGCGGCCGTACTCAACGGCATTCTCGGCACCATCATCGCCTGGGTACTGGTACGCTACACCTTTCCCGGCCGGCGCATCATCGACGCCATGGTCGACATGCCGTTCGCCCTGCCTACCGCCGTCGCAGGTATCGCGCTGACCGCGCTGTACGCACCCAACGGCCTGATCGGTTCGCTGTTCCCGTTCAAGATCGCCTATACCCCGCTGGGCATCACCCTGGCGCTGGTGTTCGTCACCCTGCCGTTCGTGGTGCGCACGTTGCAACCGGTGCTGGCCGATATCCCCAAGGAAGTCGAGGAAGCTGCCGCCTGCCTGGGCGCCAAGCCGCTGCAGGTATTCCGCCACGTGCTGCTGCCGAGCCTGCTGCCAGCCTGGCTGACCGGCTTCGCCCTGGCCTTCGCCCGTGGTGTCGGCGAGTACGGCTCGGTGGTGTTCATCGCCGGCAACATCCCGCTGAAGACCGAGATCCTGCCGCTGCTGATCGTCTCCAAGCTGGATCAGTACGACTACCCGGGCGCCACCGCCATCGGCGTGATCATGCTCGTGGTCTCGTTCATCCTGCTGCTGCTGATCAACATCCTGCAGCGCCGCATCCAGCCGCAACTCTGA
- a CDS encoding sulfate/molybdate ABC transporter ATP-binding protein — MSIEVKGVNKQFGQFKALNEINLSIQSGELVALLGPSGCGKTTLLRIIAGLETPDSGTIGFHGEDVSDHDVRDRNVGFVFQHYALFRHMTVFDNVAFGLRMKPKRERPSEDVIKQKVHELLNLVQLDWLGDRYPEQLSGGQRQRIALARALAVEPKVLLLDEPFGALDAKVRKELRRWLARLHDEVHLTSVFVTHDQEEAMEVADRIVVMNKGVIEQIGTPAEVYENPASDFVYHFLGDANRLYVGNDHHVLFRPHEVDLSSEPSPEHKAGEVRDIRLLGAITRITLKVEGQDELIEAEVAKDHLSLNNLGRGTTLYFKPKGGKPVANPAS; from the coding sequence ATGAGTATCGAAGTAAAAGGCGTCAACAAGCAGTTCGGCCAGTTCAAGGCGCTGAACGAGATCAACCTGAGCATCCAGAGTGGCGAACTGGTCGCCCTGCTCGGCCCGTCCGGCTGCGGCAAGACCACCCTGCTGCGCATCATCGCCGGCCTGGAAACCCCGGACAGCGGCACCATCGGTTTCCACGGCGAAGACGTTTCCGACCACGACGTGCGTGATCGCAACGTCGGCTTCGTGTTCCAGCACTACGCGCTGTTCCGCCACATGACGGTGTTCGACAACGTCGCCTTCGGCCTGCGCATGAAACCCAAGCGCGAGCGCCCGAGCGAAGATGTGATCAAGCAGAAGGTGCACGAGCTGCTCAACCTGGTGCAGCTCGACTGGCTCGGCGACCGCTACCCGGAGCAGCTCTCCGGTGGCCAGCGCCAACGTATCGCCCTGGCTCGCGCCCTGGCGGTGGAGCCGAAAGTATTGCTGCTCGACGAGCCCTTCGGCGCCCTCGACGCCAAGGTGCGCAAGGAGCTGCGCCGCTGGCTGGCACGCCTGCACGATGAAGTGCACCTGACCAGCGTGTTCGTGACCCACGACCAGGAAGAAGCCATGGAAGTGGCCGACCGCATCGTGGTGATGAACAAGGGCGTGATCGAGCAGATCGGCACCCCGGCCGAAGTCTACGAGAACCCGGCCAGCGACTTCGTCTACCACTTCCTCGGTGACGCCAACCGCCTGTACGTGGGTAACGATCACCACGTGTTGTTCCGTCCGCACGAGGTCGATCTGTCCAGCGAGCCGAGCCCGGAGCACAAGGCTGGCGAGGTGCGTGATATCCGCCTGCTCGGCGCGATCACCCGTATCACCCTGAAGGTCGAAGGCCAGGACGAGCTGATCGAGGCCGAAGTGGCCAAGGATCACCTGAGCCTGAACAACCTGGGCCGTGGCACCACCCTGTACTTCAAGCCCAAGGGTGGCAAGCCGGTCGCCAACCCGGCCAGCTGA
- a CDS encoding MmyB family transcriptional regulator: MNTNSQTAGALLRQWRQRRRLSQLDLACEAEISTRHLSFVETGRSHPSREMLLHLAEQLEIPLRERNRLLGAAGYAPLYSQHELTDQALSTARQAIEQLLKAHEPYPALAIDRQWNLLAANASVGPFLAGVPDFLLGPPLNVLRLSLHPEGLAPRIINLGQWRAHLLMRLQRDAEISGDAGLHELLEELRGYPAPDAPSEPVSEAVLMPVLLQTESGVLSLISTTTVFGTPNDVTLAELALETFFPADTFSTDYLRALAKTAEQS, from the coding sequence ATGAATACCAACTCCCAGACCGCCGGCGCCCTGTTGCGCCAATGGCGCCAGCGGCGCCGCCTGAGCCAGCTCGACCTCGCCTGCGAGGCCGAGATTTCCACACGCCACCTGAGTTTCGTCGAGACCGGCCGCTCCCATCCCAGCCGGGAGATGCTGCTGCACCTGGCCGAGCAACTGGAAATCCCCCTGCGCGAACGCAATCGCCTGCTCGGCGCCGCCGGCTACGCGCCGTTGTACAGCCAGCACGAACTGACGGATCAGGCGTTGAGCACCGCACGCCAGGCCATCGAGCAGTTGCTCAAGGCTCACGAACCCTACCCGGCGCTGGCCATCGACCGGCAGTGGAACCTGCTGGCGGCCAATGCCTCGGTCGGCCCCTTTCTCGCCGGCGTACCGGACTTTCTCCTCGGCCCACCGCTCAACGTGCTGCGCCTGTCACTGCATCCGGAGGGCCTGGCGCCACGCATCATCAACCTGGGGCAATGGCGCGCGCACCTGCTGATGCGCCTGCAGCGCGATGCGGAAATCAGCGGCGACGCCGGCCTGCATGAATTGCTGGAGGAACTGCGCGGCTACCCGGCGCCGGACGCGCCGAGCGAACCGGTCAGCGAAGCCGTGCTGATGCCGGTGCTGCTGCAGACCGAAAGCGGCGTACTGAGCCTGATCAGCACCACCACCGTATTCGGCACGCCCAATGACGTGACGCTCGCCGAACTGGCGTTGGAAACCTTCTTCCCGGCCGACACCTTCAGCACCGACTACCTGCGCGCCCTGGCGAAAACAGCAGAGCAGTCGTAG
- a CDS encoding VOC family protein, protein MNLNRVILFSPRPRALADFYCSAFGLQILATEGTFVDVGLPGSPSTRIGFHKGTRTPGASIKLCFHTPEVAAERERLIGLGVQMGKLHGSAESLCFCDGTDAEGNLLQITNRA, encoded by the coding sequence ATGAACTTGAACCGCGTGATCCTGTTCAGCCCTCGACCGCGAGCGCTTGCAGACTTCTACTGCAGCGCCTTCGGCCTGCAAATCCTGGCAACCGAGGGCACCTTCGTGGATGTCGGGCTCCCTGGCTCGCCCAGCACCCGTATAGGCTTTCACAAGGGCACGCGCACACCTGGCGCATCGATCAAACTCTGCTTCCATACACCCGAGGTTGCCGCCGAGCGGGAACGCCTGATCGGCCTTGGCGTCCAGATGGGCAAGTTGCACGGCAGCGCCGAGTCGCTGTGCTTCTGCGACGGCACGGACGCGGAAGGCAATCTGTTGCAGATCACCAATCGCGCCTGA
- the cysW gene encoding sulfate ABC transporter permease subunit CysW yields the protein MSLATLGKNAAARPASRSPGAIALIVVAWAVFAVILLLPLYMVLSQGLSRGLEFFWQAISEPDAISALKLTLLATAISVPLNLVFGVAAAWAVTKFEFRGKSILITLIDMPFSVSPVVAGLIYVLLFGSQSYLAPYLDSHNLQIVYAVPGIVLATIFVTFPFVARELIPLMEEQGTTEEEAARLLGANGWQMFWHVTLPNVKWALIYGVVLCTARAMGEFGAVSVVSGHIRGYTNTLPLHIEILYNEYNIVAAFSVAILLLVMALVVLLLRQWSEARLSRQLQANRDD from the coding sequence ATGAGCCTTGCAACCCTCGGCAAGAACGCGGCTGCGCGTCCGGCCAGTCGCTCCCCCGGCGCCATCGCCCTGATCGTCGTCGCCTGGGCGGTGTTCGCGGTGATCCTGCTGCTGCCGCTGTACATGGTGCTCAGCCAGGGCCTTAGCCGTGGCCTGGAGTTCTTCTGGCAGGCGATCAGCGAGCCGGACGCCATCTCCGCACTCAAGCTGACCCTGCTCGCCACCGCCATCTCGGTGCCACTGAACCTGGTCTTCGGCGTTGCCGCCGCCTGGGCAGTGACCAAGTTCGAGTTCCGCGGCAAGAGCATTCTGATCACCCTGATCGACATGCCGTTCTCGGTGTCGCCAGTGGTCGCGGGTCTGATCTACGTGCTGCTGTTCGGCTCGCAGAGCTATCTCGCGCCTTATCTCGACAGCCACAACCTGCAGATCGTCTACGCCGTACCAGGCATCGTCCTGGCGACCATCTTCGTCACCTTCCCCTTCGTCGCTCGCGAGCTGATCCCACTGATGGAGGAACAGGGCACCACCGAGGAAGAGGCTGCACGTCTGCTCGGCGCCAATGGCTGGCAGATGTTCTGGCATGTCACGCTGCCTAACGTAAAATGGGCGCTGATTTACGGCGTGGTGCTGTGCACCGCGCGAGCGATGGGCGAATTCGGCGCAGTATCGGTGGTTTCCGGGCATATCCGCGGTTACACCAACACGCTGCCGCTGCACATCGAGATTCTCTATAACGAGTACAACATCGTCGCTGCCTTCAGCGTGGCGATCCTGCTGCTCGTCATGGCCCTGGTCGTGTTGCTGCTTCGCCAATGGAGCGAGGCGCGTCTGAGCCGCCAGTTGCAAGCCAACCGAGATGACTGA
- a CDS encoding Crp/Fnr family transcriptional regulator, producing the protein MPDSSPFLIALRQGHWFAGLPNELQQALLDMAQVQQFDAGQRLFRRGDKPSGLYAVIEGAVRVGAVSETGKEALLILVEPPYWFGEISLFDGLPRTHDAFAESASTLLLLPQAELLALLERQPQHWRDFALLMSQKLRMAFIALEEMSLLPAAPRLARRLLLIAENYGEGEPRQVLHLAQEQLALMLSLSRQTTNQILKELEAQGIVRLTYGEIEILDRARLRKAAES; encoded by the coding sequence ATGCCCGATTCCTCCCCTTTTCTCATTGCACTGCGCCAGGGCCACTGGTTCGCCGGGCTGCCGAACGAACTGCAACAGGCCCTGCTGGACATGGCCCAGGTACAGCAATTCGATGCTGGTCAGCGTCTGTTCCGCCGCGGCGATAAACCCAGTGGACTGTATGCGGTGATCGAAGGGGCAGTGCGCGTTGGCGCGGTCAGCGAAACCGGCAAGGAAGCGTTGCTGATCCTGGTCGAGCCGCCCTACTGGTTTGGCGAAATCTCGCTGTTCGACGGTTTGCCGCGTACCCACGACGCCTTCGCCGAGAGCGCCAGCACCCTGCTGCTGCTGCCGCAGGCCGAGCTGCTCGCCCTGCTCGAACGTCAGCCGCAGCACTGGCGCGACTTTGCCCTGCTGATGAGCCAGAAACTGCGCATGGCCTTCATCGCCCTTGAGGAGATGAGCCTGCTACCAGCCGCTCCACGCCTGGCCCGGCGCCTGCTGCTGATCGCCGAGAACTACGGCGAAGGCGAGCCGCGCCAGGTGCTGCACCTGGCCCAGGAACAACTCGCGTTGATGCTCTCGCTGTCACGCCAGACCACCAACCAGATCCTCAAGGAGCTGGAAGCCCAGGGCATCGTGCGCCTGACCTACGGCGAGATCGAGATCCTCGACCGGGCACGCCTGCGCAAGGCAGCGGAGAGCTGA